Genomic window (Streptomyces sp. SLBN-31):
AGCGTGGCCGAGGGATGGCTCGCCTCGTGGTCGCAGCGGCACTCCACCATGCTCGGACGATGGGCCCTCAGCACGCGCTCTTGTTCTGCCGGCCTTCCCTCGTGCCGCTGTACCAGCGCCTCGGATGGCACCCACTCGACCAGGAAGTCCTGGTCGAACAACCGGAATCGCGCGTGGTCACCATGCCGCTGCGGACCATGGTGACGCCGCTGCGCGACAACGTGGCCTGGCCCTCCGGGCCGGTACGTCTGTTCTCCCTGCCGATGTGACGTGCGCCGCGGCGGACGTGGTGATCGGTGGCCGGTGACCGGAGGCTACGAAGAGCTGTTGCCCCGCGCCCTCCGGTCCGCCGTTCGGCGCGTTGCTCAGGCCAGGGCGGCCTTGAGAACAGTGAGTGCCGTCTTGGGGTCGGCGAGGGCGTGGTAGATGCCGGGGATCTCGTGGTCGTCGAGGCCGAGGAGGCTGTAGACGGCGTGCATGGCGCCGCGCACGGAGTACTCGACGGTGAAGACCACATCCTCCGGGATCTCCGTGAACTGGCCCAGGAAGGCGAAGTTCGTGGAGCCCTGGGGGACGACCAGCGGCCGGTCGTGGACGGTACGCGGGGCGAACTGGCTGGTGATGTAGGGCATCATCACCGGTATCACGGTCGTGGTCGCCGCGACCTGTTCCTCGATGTCGGACAGCCCGAGGTGGCCGAGGAGTTCGGTGAGAATCTCCCGACCGGTGGCCTCGGCCATCGTCTTGCCGGTGAAGTCGCCCTCGCGGTCGACGAACAGGCCGTATCCCCACAGGGTGTAGACGTCCTCCGGCTGCCCGTCGAAGTGCGGGGCGTGCGGCACCACGACGGACATCAGCCAGTTGGAGTCCTTGAACGTCATCAACGCGCCGGTGCCCGGGAGGTTGCCGGACAGTTCCTCGATGCGGTGCAGCAGCAAGGGGCTGCGCATGGTGAGGGTGAAGGACTCCCACTTCGCCTCGTCGACGTTGCCGTTGAAGGCGCCCGGCCGCCCGAAGTCATCCGCCTTGGCGGCGATCGTCTCCCACAGTCGCCAGCTCCCGTCCCGCTTGCCGCGAACCAGCTCCGGTGCCGTGGCGTCGTCGCCGTAGGCGGCGTCGGCGGTCATCGAGCCGAGTGTGATGAACGCGTAGTCCCCGTCGGTGAGTTCGTAGGCGTCCGGCTGTCCGGCGCGGTCGAGGTGCAGGCGTCGTACGCGACGAGTGCCGTCGTCCTCGGTGGTGAAGTCCACGTCGGTGACCCGTACTCCGTGCTCGAAGAGCACGCCACGGGCTTCAA
Coding sequences:
- a CDS encoding GNAT family N-acetyltransferase; translation: MSENQPSAPPTVMRLPSYTKTEQEEILGNGDDPFGVAEAGLAWLPKEEHFGVTLGDRLVAHAGLLRLPLAIGDTKTEVVGVGGVAVAPQERGRGMARLVVAAALHHARTMGPQHALLFCRPSLVPLYQRLGWHPLDQEVLVEQPESRVVTMPLRTMVTPLRDNVAWPSGPVRLFSLPM
- a CDS encoding oleate hydratase, with amino-acid sequence MTDAPQQSHAYLVGGGIATLAAAAFLIRDGGFPGEHIHILEELPVVGGSMDGSGDQPAGYVSRGGRMLEEEAYVCLWNLLESIPTLTDDTVSVRDEIQEFNAKWPTDAKARLIGKGTTILDAADYGLDARDRLELTRLLVLPEAVIGARRIEDFFSPHFFESNFWALWRTTFAFQNWHSAIELKRYFLRFMQEFPRMHTLSGVRRTRLNQYDSIICPVRAWLEARGVLFEHGVRVTDVDFTTEDDGTRRVRRLHLDRAGQPDAYELTDGDYAFITLGSMTADAAYGDDATAPELVRGKRDGSWRLWETIAAKADDFGRPGAFNGNVDEAKWESFTLTMRSPLLLHRIEELSGNLPGTGALMTFKDSNWLMSVVVPHAPHFDGQPEDVYTLWGYGLFVDREGDFTGKTMAEATGREILTELLGHLGLSDIEEQVAATTTVIPVMMPYITSQFAPRTVHDRPLVVPQGSTNFAFLGQFTEIPEDVVFTVEYSVRGAMHAVYSLLGLDDHEIPGIYHALADPKTALTVLKAALA